One Streptomyces sp. 840.1 genomic window, GGCCTGGCAGGAGGAGCGCGGCGAGGACCATCTGCCGACCGGCCGCCGCATCCCGCCGCTGGACGGCCCGTGGGACGACGCCTTCGGAATGCCCGACGGCGTCGACGTCACCCTCACCTGGCCGCAGCAGCTGGAGCTGAGTGTGAAGAGCCGGGCCGAGTGGGTCGTGGTCTACGACGAGCAGGCCGAGGCGGTCTGCGTGGAACCGCAGTCGGGCCCGCCGAACGGACTGAACACCGCGCCCCGCTACGTCACCCCGGTCGATCCGCTGGAGATCGCGGCGACGTGGAGCTGGCGCAGGCTCTGAGCCCGCCGGCGTGGGCGCCGGGCGCGGGCGCCGGGCACGGGCCGCTGGTGGGCGCCTTATCCTCGTAGCCATGACAGACGTACGCGCTGAGCTGCTGCAGCAGATCAAGGACAAGGCCGTCGTGCACGGCAAGGTGACGCTCTCCTCCGGCCTGGAGGCCGACTGGTACATCGACCTCCGCCGCATCACGCTGGACGGCAAGGCTGCTCCGATGGTCGGCCAGGTCATGCTCGACGCGACCGCGGAGCTGGACTACGACTGCGTGGGCGGGCTGACGCTGGGCGCCGACCCGGTCGCCACCTCGATGCTGCACGCCTCGGCCGCCCGCGGCCAGGAGCTGGACGCGTTCGTCGTCCGCAAGGCGCAGAAGGCGCACGGGATGCAGCGCCGGATCGAGGGCGCCGAGGTCAAGGGCCGCCGCTGTCTGGTGGTCGAGGACACCTCGACGACGGGCGGCTCGCCGCTGACCGCCGTCGAGGCGGTGCGCGAGGCGGGCGGCGAGGTCGTCGCCGTCGCCGTGATCGTGGAGCGGGGTGCGGCTCCGGCCATTGCCGAGGCGGGTCTCCCGTACGTCCACGTGTACTCGGTCGCGGACCTCGACCTGTCCTGACCTGCTGTTTTTTACGAGGGCGGCCTGTTTCACGTGAAACAGGCCGCCCTCGTCGTGTGCCCGCTCCGGGGTGGCCCCGAATACGGGGGGATCCGCTGGGTGGAGCCGAACCGAGAGTCTGGGAAGATGGGGGCGACGATGACGTCGCCCCCAGGTCAGGGAACCAGCAACGCACACCCGCACATCCCAAGGAGCGGACAGATGCCCATCGCAACCCCCGAGGTCTACGCCGAGATGCTCGACCGGGCGAAGGCAGGCAAGTTCGCCTACCCGGCCATCAACGTGACCTCGACCCAGACCCTGCACGCTGCGCTGCGCGGTTTCGCGGAGGCCGAGAGCGACGGCATCATCCAGATGTCCACCGGTGGGGCTGAGTTCCTGGGCGGCCAGTACAACAAGGACATGGTCACGGGCGCCGTCGCCCTGGCCGAGTTCGCGCACATCGTCGCCGCCAAGTACGACATCACGGTCGCGCTGCACACCGACCACTGCCCCAAGGACAAGCTGGACACGTACGTCCGTCCGCTGATCGAGGTCTCCGCGGAGCGCGTCGCC contains:
- the pyrE gene encoding orotate phosphoribosyltransferase, with the protein product MTDVRAELLQQIKDKAVVHGKVTLSSGLEADWYIDLRRITLDGKAAPMVGQVMLDATAELDYDCVGGLTLGADPVATSMLHASAARGQELDAFVVRKAQKAHGMQRRIEGAEVKGRRCLVVEDTSTTGGSPLTAVEAVREAGGEVVAVAVIVERGAAPAIAEAGLPYVHVYSVADLDLS